A DNA window from Trypanosoma brucei brucei TREU927 chromosome 10, whole genome shotgun sequence contains the following coding sequences:
- a CDS encoding adaptin complex 4 subunit, putative (similar to Adapter-related protein complex 4 sigma 1 subunit (Sigma subunit of AP-4) (AP-4 adapter complex sigma subunit) (Swiss-Prot:Q9Y587) (Homo sapiens)), with product MTTIEFIFLVNRQGQTRLAQYSTFMPIVERTALEGEVVRKCLQRRDTDCNFLDHLHYKLVYRRYASLFFIVGLNNRKALREEVNGKSFSLVPANGFDTDTFEEQTQGGELAIYEFIQLLVETLDKYFGNVCELDVMFNLEKVHFIVEEMFVNGRVGETNKLLVLQPVVMMDKESKGL from the coding sequence ATGACGACAATTGAGTTCATATTTCTCGTGAACAGACAGGGCCAAACCCGGTTAGCGCAGTATAGCACTTTTATGCCCATAGTTGAGCGTACTGCGTTGGAGGGAGAAGTTGTGCGAAAGTGTTTGCAACGACGAGACACGGATTGTAATTTCCTTGATCATCTTCACTACAAACTCGTTTATCGGCGTTACGcgtctcttttcttcatcgTTGGATTAAACAACCGTAAGGCGCTTCGTGAGGAAGTGAACGGCAAATCTTTTAGTTTAGTCCCCGCAAACGGTTTCGACACTGACACGTTTGAGGAGCAGACACAAGGAGGGGAACTGGCGATTTACGAGTTCATTCAACTTCTCGTGGAGACATTAGATAAGTACTTTGGGAATGTGTGTGAGCTCGATGTTATGTTTAACTTGGAGAAGGTTCATTTTATCGTTGAGGAGATGTTTGTGAATGGTCGGGTTGGAGAAACTAACAAACTCTTAGTGCTGCAACCGGTGGTTATGATGGACAAAGAATCAAAAGGACTGTAG